Proteins from a genomic interval of Gossypium hirsutum isolate 1008001.06 chromosome A09, Gossypium_hirsutum_v2.1, whole genome shotgun sequence:
- the LOC107940697 gene encoding cyclin-dependent kinase B1-2 → MLGSTHYSTAVDMWSVGCIFAEMVRRQALFLGDSEFQQLLHIFRLLGTPTEKQWPGVTSLRDWHVYPRWEPQNLERAVPSLSPEGVDLLSKMLKYDPAERISAKAAMDHPYFDSLDKSQF, encoded by the exons ATGCTTGGTTCTACTCACTACTCCACCGCCGTCGACATGTGGTCTGTTGGATGCATCTTCGCCGAAATGGTTAGAAGGCAAGCATTGTTCCTGGGGGATTCTGAATTCCAGCAATTGCTCCACATTTTTAG GTTACTGGGCACCCCAACTGAGAAGCAATGGCCCGGGGTTACCTCTCTAAGGGATTGGCACGTGTACCCACGGTGGGAGCCTCAGAACTTGGAACGCGCTGTTCCTTCCCTTTCTCCTGAAGGGGTTGATCTCCTCTCT AAGATGCTTAAATATGACCCTGCAGAGAGAATATCAGCAAAAGCAGCTATGGATCATCCGTATTTTGATAGCCTTGATAAGTCCCAATTCTGA